The Paramisgurnus dabryanus chromosome 6, PD_genome_1.1, whole genome shotgun sequence genome has a window encoding:
- the nmrk2 gene encoding nicotinamide riboside kinase 2 isoform X2: MTSLDMDAMVNTVKGWIENPVKFARSHGVTVSAIQDGSDPHQSEIHILIVEGFLLYNYKPLLDVYSKCYYVTIPYEECKRRRSMRTYTVPDPPGLFDGHVWPMYLKYRKEMENNNLDIHYLDGMKSKGEIYNNVYEDIQNALLNIL, from the exons ATGACCTCCTTAGATATGGATGCTATGGTGAACACGGTTAAGGGATGGATCGAGAACCCGGTCAAGTTCGCCCGCTCCCATGGCGTCACCGTTTCAGCCATCCAAGATGGCTCAGACCCTCATCAAAGTGAGATCCACATCCTTATTGTGGAGGGATTTCTGCTTTATAACTACAA GCCTTTGCTTGATGTCTACAGCAAGTGTTACTATGTGACCATTCCATACGAGGAGTGCAAAAGGAGAAGAAG taTGAGAACCTACACCGTTCCTGACCCTCCTGGTCTGTTTGACGGCCATGTTTGGCCCATGTACTTGAAATATAGAAAAGAGATGGAGAATAACAACCTTGATATCC ACTATCTGGATGGGATGAAATCCAAAGGTGAGATCTACAACAATGTTTATGAAGACATTCAGAACGCACTGTTGAATATTTTATAG
- the nmrk2 gene encoding nicotinamide riboside kinase 2 isoform X1 codes for MKFIIGIGGVTNGGKTTLTNRLLKTLPNCCVVHQDDFFKPQDQIEVGDDGFKQWDVMTSLDMDAMVNTVKGWIENPVKFARSHGVTVSAIQDGSDPHQSEIHILIVEGFLLYNYKPLLDVYSKCYYVTIPYEECKRRRSMRTYTVPDPPGLFDGHVWPMYLKYRKEMENNNLDIHYLDGMKSKGEIYNNVYEDIQNALLNIL; via the exons ATGAAGTTTATCATTGGAATTGGAGG CGTGACAAATGGAGGGAAGACAACGTTGACGAATAGACTTTTAAAGACTTTACCAAACTGTTGTGTAGTACATCAAGATGATTTCTTCAAG CCCCAAGATCAAATAGAGGTCGGGGACGACGGCTTTAAACAGTGGGATG TGATGACCTCCTTAGATATGGATGCTATGGTGAACACGGTTAAGGGATGGATCGAGAACCCGGTCAAGTTCGCCCGCTCCCATGGCGTCACCGTTTCAGCCATCCAAGATGGCTCAGACCCTCATCAAAGTGAGATCCACATCCTTATTGTGGAGGGATTTCTGCTTTATAACTACAA GCCTTTGCTTGATGTCTACAGCAAGTGTTACTATGTGACCATTCCATACGAGGAGTGCAAAAGGAGAAGAAG taTGAGAACCTACACCGTTCCTGACCCTCCTGGTCTGTTTGACGGCCATGTTTGGCCCATGTACTTGAAATATAGAAAAGAGATGGAGAATAACAACCTTGATATCC ACTATCTGGATGGGATGAAATCCAAAGGTGAGATCTACAACAATGTTTATGAAGACATTCAGAACGCACTGTTGAATATTTTATAG